A genomic stretch from Bacillus sp. E(2018) includes:
- a CDS encoding GDYXXLXY domain-containing protein: protein MIKKRGWMIASLLQVLFLIFIAGSYYSIDYFGKEIKIKTVPVDPRDLLYGDYVTLRYDISTAPLKSFKGVATELDRGQQKAYVVLQPNKEGYYVIKNVYSEKPDVTGNQVVLTAKAEKIWGQNSFDQIQLTYGFERYYVQENTGKELEQQAKDMDVIISVAPWGAHKIVELNP from the coding sequence ATGATTAAAAAAAGAGGTTGGATGATCGCTTCCCTTCTTCAAGTATTATTTCTGATCTTTATCGCAGGAAGTTATTACAGCATCGATTATTTCGGAAAAGAGATCAAGATTAAGACCGTTCCCGTTGATCCAAGAGATCTCTTGTATGGTGATTATGTAACACTTCGTTATGATATCAGTACAGCTCCTCTCAAAAGCTTTAAAGGTGTTGCAACTGAACTAGATCGAGGTCAACAAAAAGCCTATGTTGTTCTGCAGCCTAACAAAGAAGGTTATTATGTTATTAAGAACGTTTATTCTGAAAAACCAGATGTAACAGGTAACCAGGTCGTGTTAACGGCTAAAGCTGAAAAAATCTGGGGTCAAAACTCCTTCGATCAAATTCAGCTTACGTATGGATTTGAGAGATATTATGTTCAGGAGAACACAGGAAAAGAACTTGAGCAGCAAGCAAAAGACATGGATGTGATCATAAGCGTTGCACCTTGGGGAGCTCATAAGATCGTAGAACTTAACCCATAA
- a CDS encoding aldehyde dehydrogenase family protein, whose translation MKNVMVAKHPATGETIDQWLETGENHVPEMYEKASAAFQYWSTRTLETRLTFIKKIKQHLLDNMDEIVDEICAATGKVKTEALTADLMPVIDIIAHYEKRAPKILKRKKVSTPILFLGKSSYVDYFPLGTVLVISPWNYPFQLSMTPVISALIAGNSVIVKPSEVTPTIGLLIEKIAREVNLPKNVLQVAHGGKELGQALVTETPDGIFFTGSVETGRKIGVEASKRFIPYTLELGGKDPMIVFEDAHLRRAVNGAVWGAFTNAGQVCMSIERVYVQHAIHGEFIDRLVEETKKLKLGEDLGSLTFPHQKEVIRNHVKDALEKGALLLTGKEPDQWGESMYLEPMILTNVTEDMNIVKEETFGPVLPVISFSTEEEAIEKANSTEFGLNASVWTKDAKKANRVTSKLLTGSAVINDVLVSVANPHLPFGGVKSSGVGRYHGDEGLFTFTRQMSVMKDTGIKQRELNWYPYENKYSNIRTLIKAYFSNSKGRAELIRSGIKQLRKK comes from the coding sequence ATGAAAAACGTAATGGTTGCAAAACATCCTGCAACAGGTGAAACCATAGACCAGTGGCTAGAAACGGGAGAAAATCACGTTCCTGAAATGTATGAAAAAGCTTCTGCAGCTTTTCAATATTGGTCCACACGTACATTAGAAACTCGATTAACGTTTATAAAAAAGATAAAGCAGCATCTTTTAGATAACATGGATGAGATCGTAGATGAAATTTGTGCAGCGACTGGAAAAGTGAAGACAGAAGCTCTAACAGCAGATCTTATGCCTGTAATTGATATCATCGCTCATTATGAAAAGCGCGCACCAAAAATTCTAAAGAGAAAAAAAGTTTCCACACCGATTCTTTTTTTAGGTAAATCTTCATATGTAGATTATTTTCCTCTAGGAACAGTATTAGTCATCTCACCATGGAACTATCCTTTTCAACTATCGATGACACCTGTAATCTCTGCACTAATCGCAGGGAATTCTGTTATTGTAAAACCATCTGAGGTCACGCCTACAATCGGACTGTTGATTGAAAAAATTGCGAGGGAAGTGAATCTGCCGAAAAATGTTCTTCAAGTTGCGCATGGTGGAAAAGAGCTGGGACAAGCTCTGGTTACTGAAACGCCAGATGGCATATTCTTCACAGGATCTGTTGAGACAGGACGAAAGATAGGAGTAGAAGCGAGCAAGAGATTTATTCCTTATACTCTAGAGCTTGGTGGCAAAGATCCAATGATTGTATTTGAAGATGCTCACCTTAGAAGAGCAGTGAATGGCGCAGTTTGGGGTGCTTTCACGAATGCGGGACAAGTTTGCATGTCGATCGAAAGAGTTTATGTGCAACATGCGATTCATGGTGAATTTATCGACCGACTTGTAGAAGAAACGAAGAAGCTGAAACTTGGAGAAGATTTAGGTTCATTAACTTTTCCTCACCAAAAAGAAGTCATTAGAAATCACGTGAAGGATGCTTTAGAGAAAGGAGCTCTTCTACTTACTGGCAAAGAGCCAGATCAGTGGGGAGAAAGCATGTATTTGGAACCAATGATCTTAACGAATGTTACGGAAGATATGAACATCGTTAAAGAAGAAACGTTTGGACCAGTACTACCTGTGATATCCTTCTCAACAGAGGAAGAAGCAATTGAAAAAGCCAACAGCACTGAGTTTGGCTTGAACGCAAGTGTATGGACAAAGGATGCTAAAAAAGCGAATCGTGTGACATCAAAGCTCTTAACAGGCAGTGCGGTGATTAATGATGTATTGGTTTCAGTAGCAAATCCTCATCTGCCATTTGGTGGTGTGAAAAGCAGCGGTGTAGGCAGATATCATGGAGATGAAGGATTGTTTACCTTTACCCGTCAGATGTCAGTAATGAAGGATACGGGAATCAAACAGCGAGAATTAAATTGGTACCCTTACGAAAATAAGTACTCAAACATAAGAACATTGATCAAAGCTTATTTCTCAAACAGTAAAGGGAGAGCGGAACTTATACGTTCAGGCATCAAACAGCTTCGCAAAAAATAG
- a CDS encoding DUF2157 domain-containing protein has translation MNKKWMRKEGQKWIDDKIISEDQLDLILSRYPDSEDKGKVTGVLPILASVLIGIGILSFIASNWGEISPIARLSLLIVFMLGFYYSGERYLKAGQRSLGTSLNLLGIITFGASIILLGQTFNLNAVDARLFVFWSLPAIFYLFRDRHKLYFFLIGLLTVGGQLYSISEFQSFSYLLCILFIIAVGGFVFLYPSTLKSWIFTIGLSTQVLMFITVKDINLLWFFLFGFALFTSSLWVEKRVFKQPFNRLGTLIGFGFAYGLYFLLTNEFSSDFELPNPYLFIPVLVVLFALSVVGKRQENLYMHAWELLIFMPLFYLVKVTEPLIVGIVYLIIMFVYSGFKLAEGYRNESRSQINFGIVLFLLVCLMGYFNLAWSFMPKSIFFLLGGVLLFILNAFLQRKKKQVLKNGGPHHD, from the coding sequence ATGAACAAAAAATGGATGAGAAAAGAAGGTCAAAAGTGGATTGATGACAAAATCATTTCCGAAGATCAGTTAGATTTAATTCTTTCAAGATATCCTGATTCTGAAGACAAGGGCAAAGTTACTGGTGTATTACCCATTTTAGCTAGTGTTTTAATCGGCATCGGAATTCTATCTTTCATCGCATCAAATTGGGGAGAAATCTCACCAATCGCCAGACTTTCCTTACTTATCGTGTTTATGCTCGGTTTTTACTATTCTGGTGAACGGTATTTAAAAGCCGGCCAGCGTTCATTAGGTACTTCTCTTAATCTCCTTGGAATCATTACCTTTGGAGCAAGTATCATTCTTTTAGGTCAAACTTTTAACCTTAATGCCGTCGATGCACGTTTATTCGTATTTTGGAGTCTTCCTGCCATCTTTTATTTATTCAGAGATCGTCACAAGCTATATTTTTTCCTTATTGGGCTTTTAACAGTTGGAGGGCAACTTTACAGCATAAGTGAATTTCAAAGCTTTAGTTATCTTTTATGTATCCTTTTTATCATAGCTGTCGGGGGCTTTGTTTTCTTGTACCCATCCACTCTAAAATCTTGGATTTTTACGATTGGACTCAGTACACAAGTTCTCATGTTTATTACGGTTAAAGATATAAATTTACTTTGGTTTTTCTTATTTGGATTCGCTTTATTTACAAGCAGTTTATGGGTTGAAAAGAGAGTATTTAAACAACCGTTTAATCGCCTAGGAACACTCATTGGATTTGGTTTTGCTTACGGATTATATTTCTTACTTACAAATGAATTTTCTTCTGATTTTGAGTTGCCAAACCCTTATCTGTTCATCCCTGTACTAGTCGTTCTATTCGCTCTATCAGTCGTCGGAAAACGTCAGGAGAATTTATACATGCATGCATGGGAACTCTTGATTTTCATGCCGTTGTTTTACCTTGTCAAAGTGACTGAGCCGTTAATAGTAGGCATTGTTTATTTAATCATCATGTTCGTTTATTCTGGCTTCAAACTTGCAGAAGGCTATCGTAACGAAAGTCGGTCGCAGATCAATTTTGGAATTGTACTCTTTCTGCTTGTTTGCTTAATGGGTTACTTTAATCTGGCATGGTCCTTTATGCCAAAGTCCATTTTCTTCTTATTAGGTGGAGTTCTTTTATTCATACTAAATGCGTTTCTCCAACGTAAGAAAAAGCAGGTCTTAAAGAACGGAGGTCCGCATCATGATTAA
- a CDS encoding metalloregulator ArsR/SmtB family transcription factor, giving the protein MSNEYAVEMFRKTIPLFQALGDPVRQDLVLLLAETDKMNVTDIASQSPMSRPTVSHHLKILREAGIVGTEKKGKEIFYFLTLDQTVVQLKQLIRIIEEECIL; this is encoded by the coding sequence ATGTCAAATGAATATGCAGTAGAGATGTTCAGAAAAACCATACCTCTGTTTCAAGCATTAGGTGATCCAGTCCGACAAGACCTCGTTCTGCTTTTAGCGGAGACAGATAAAATGAATGTAACGGATATTGCCAGTCAATCTCCCATGTCACGGCCAACAGTATCCCATCACTTAAAAATTTTACGAGAAGCTGGGATTGTGGGTACCGAGAAAAAAGGGAAAGAGATTTTTTATTTTTTAACGCTTGATCAAACCGTTGTTCAGCTCAAACAGCTCATTCGCATTATTGAAGAGGAATGTATTCTTTAG
- a CDS encoding SDR family oxidoreductase, which produces MINNKIALITGASSGIGLEFADLFAKDGYQLVLTARNETKLNEIADQLTKKYGVTISVMAKDLSQRDAAEELTAEIIAKGIEIDVLINNAGFAAYGPFNETSWKDEKDMIQVNITALTTLTKQLLPGMIKRNRGKILNVASTAAFQPGPLMAVYYATKAYVLSFSEAINYELRHTDVSVTALCPGATATNFEKRASLESSRLFQSGAMNARDVAQSGYNALMNNDSLSIPGFKNKALANIVRFLPRKTILKIVHYVQDKK; this is translated from the coding sequence ATGATAAATAATAAAATTGCACTCATTACAGGAGCTTCAAGCGGAATTGGCCTTGAATTTGCCGATCTCTTTGCGAAGGACGGCTATCAACTGGTGCTTACAGCTAGAAATGAGACGAAGCTTAATGAGATTGCCGATCAGCTGACTAAAAAGTATGGTGTTACCATTTCGGTAATGGCAAAAGACTTAAGTCAAAGGGACGCTGCAGAAGAACTGACAGCAGAGATCATTGCAAAAGGTATAGAGATTGATGTACTCATCAACAATGCAGGATTTGCAGCTTACGGACCTTTTAACGAGACATCATGGAAAGATGAAAAAGATATGATACAAGTAAACATTACGGCTCTTACAACTCTGACAAAACAGCTTCTTCCCGGAATGATTAAGCGTAATCGAGGGAAAATCTTAAACGTAGCCTCAACTGCTGCTTTTCAACCTGGACCATTAATGGCTGTCTATTACGCAACAAAAGCTTATGTACTCTCCTTCTCAGAAGCCATCAACTATGAATTACGTCATACCGATGTAAGTGTTACCGCTCTTTGTCCTGGTGCTACAGCTACAAACTTTGAAAAGCGTGCAAGCCTTGAGTCATCTCGCCTGTTTCAATCAGGTGCGATGAATGCAAGAGACGTTGCGCAGTCAGGCTACAATGCCTTAATGAATAATGATTCATTGTCGATTCCAGGATTTAAAAACAAGGCATTAGCTAACATCGTACGATTCTTACCTCGCAAAACGATTCTAAAAATTGTGCATTATGTTCAAGACAAAAAATAA